The following proteins come from a genomic window of Frondihabitans peucedani:
- a CDS encoding glycosyltransferase family 2 protein: protein MSPNPMSTAHTLTAAGEPAPLLTPQAPADGGVIPNRGFSTGGAGEALGFHFPAWTLGEWLGYSALVLVSLLLTAVAVSTLWWMLHAWRSKDNLKGTSFSEQPLAPSHTFTLLVPGRHEEEVMGQTLDRLAMQDHPGFEIIAIVGHDDPGTERVAREAAARHPELIRVIVDDSVPKNKPKALNLALKTATGEIVGVFDAEDEVHPRLLSLVDSKFTETGADVVQGGVQLMNFQTSWWSLRNVLEYYFWFRSRLHFHAKSKFIPLGGNTVFVTKEWLDWSEGWDAGCLAEDCELGVRLSSAGANVVVAYSPEVVTREETPGSFTSLLKQRTRWNQGFMQVLGKGEWKKLPTFRQRFYARYLLTMPFIQAVTGLLIPVSVLLIFTVKVPTGIALITFIPVAPTLVLLAVEITGLAEFGRTYGTKVRALDYFRLIWGLIPYQIFLALGAVRAVYRQLRGQNGWEKTEHTGAHRDAEAPVETGTVTPIGAARTLQPEKALQPEPALQPEPALLLASGDER, encoded by the coding sequence GTGTCACCCAACCCGATGTCGACCGCCCACACCCTCACGGCGGCCGGCGAACCCGCACCTCTCCTCACTCCCCAGGCGCCCGCCGACGGCGGAGTGATCCCCAACCGCGGATTCTCGACCGGCGGCGCCGGGGAGGCTCTCGGCTTCCACTTCCCCGCCTGGACCCTCGGCGAGTGGCTCGGCTACTCCGCCCTCGTCCTGGTCAGCCTCCTGCTCACCGCCGTGGCGGTGTCGACTCTCTGGTGGATGCTCCACGCGTGGCGTTCGAAGGACAACCTGAAGGGCACGTCGTTCAGCGAGCAGCCCCTCGCTCCGTCGCACACCTTCACGCTCCTCGTGCCGGGCCGCCACGAGGAGGAGGTCATGGGCCAGACCCTCGACCGGCTGGCGATGCAGGATCACCCGGGCTTCGAGATCATCGCGATCGTGGGTCACGACGACCCGGGGACCGAGCGCGTCGCCCGCGAGGCGGCCGCGCGTCATCCTGAGCTCATCCGCGTGATCGTCGACGACTCGGTGCCGAAGAACAAGCCCAAGGCGCTGAACCTCGCCCTGAAGACCGCGACCGGCGAGATCGTCGGCGTGTTCGACGCCGAGGACGAGGTGCACCCGCGCCTCCTCAGCCTGGTCGACTCGAAGTTCACCGAGACCGGCGCCGACGTCGTGCAGGGCGGCGTGCAGCTGATGAACTTCCAGACGTCGTGGTGGAGCCTCCGCAACGTGCTCGAGTACTACTTCTGGTTCCGCTCGCGCCTGCACTTCCACGCGAAGTCGAAGTTCATCCCGCTGGGCGGCAACACCGTCTTCGTGACGAAGGAGTGGCTCGACTGGTCGGAGGGCTGGGACGCAGGATGCCTCGCCGAGGACTGCGAGCTCGGCGTCCGACTCTCGAGCGCCGGCGCGAACGTCGTCGTGGCCTACAGCCCCGAGGTCGTCACCCGCGAGGAGACCCCCGGGTCGTTCACGTCGCTCCTGAAGCAGCGCACTCGCTGGAACCAGGGCTTCATGCAGGTCCTCGGCAAGGGCGAGTGGAAGAAGCTGCCGACGTTCCGTCAGCGCTTCTACGCCCGCTACCTGCTGACGATGCCGTTCATCCAGGCTGTCACCGGCCTCCTGATCCCGGTCTCCGTCCTCCTGATCTTCACCGTCAAGGTGCCGACGGGGATCGCGCTCATCACGTTCATCCCGGTAGCCCCGACCCTGGTGCTGCTGGCCGTCGAGATCACCGGCCTCGCCGAGTTCGGCCGGACCTACGGCACGAAGGTCCGCGCGCTCGACTACTTCCGCCTGATCTGGGGGCTCATCCCGTACCAGATCTTCCTCGCGCTCGGCGCCGTGCGGGCCGTCTACCGGCAGCTCCGCGGGCAGAACGGCTGGGAGAAGACCGAGCACACCGGCGCGCACCGCGACGCCGAGGCGCCGGTCGAGACCGGAACCGTGACCCCGATCGGTGCCGCCCGCACCCTCCAGCCCGAGAAGGCCCTCCAGCCCGAGCCGGCCCTCCAGCCCGAACCGGCCCTCCTCCTCGCGTCGGGAGACGAGCGATGA
- the treZ gene encoding malto-oligosyltrehalose trehalohydrolase — MTLYDVWAPIPARVRLTLDGDIHDLTRDSDGWWRAPDDLDRGPGHRYGFLLDDDETPKPDPRSLRQPDGVHGLSETYDPAAFAWTDASWRGRPLAGAVIYELHIGTFTPEGTLDSAIDRLDHLVDLGIDFVEILPVNGVNGTHNWGYDGVDWFTVTDNYGGPEAYQRFVDACHARGLAVVQDVVYNHLGPSGNYLPTFGPYLTDKHASTWGIGVNLDDEGSDEVRSFILDNTELWLDQYHVDALRLDAVHALVDDSPVHLLEQMAIRAARLSAVTGLPKTLIAESDKNDASLVTPREAASHGGSAFGIDAQWSDDFHHSVHVSLTGETSGYYEDFAHLDALHKVLTRGFFHDGTWSSFRETYHGRPIDTERMPGWRLVVANQNHDQIGNRATGDRLAATLDDGQLVIAAALTLTAPFTPMLFMGEEWAASTPWQFFTSHPEADLGKATGEGRIAEFAKMGWDPAVVPDPQDPETFTRSKLDWSETAGGRHALVLDAYKRLIALRRSERELLDPALSNVSVEHSEEDRWLVLTRGTIRVAVNFAAEEQTLDVASREVLFASDDAVVAGGASLTLPGHSVAVVR, encoded by the coding sequence ATGACCCTGTACGACGTCTGGGCCCCGATCCCCGCACGCGTCCGCCTGACTCTCGACGGCGACATCCACGACCTCACCCGCGACTCCGACGGCTGGTGGCGCGCACCCGACGACCTCGACCGAGGGCCGGGCCACCGCTACGGCTTCCTGCTCGACGACGACGAGACCCCCAAGCCCGACCCGCGCTCGCTCCGCCAGCCGGACGGCGTCCACGGCCTCAGCGAGACCTACGACCCGGCCGCGTTCGCCTGGACCGACGCGTCCTGGCGAGGCCGCCCCCTCGCCGGGGCCGTGATCTACGAGCTCCACATCGGCACCTTCACCCCGGAGGGCACCCTCGACTCCGCGATCGACAGGCTCGACCACCTCGTCGACCTGGGGATCGACTTCGTCGAGATCCTGCCGGTCAACGGCGTCAACGGCACGCACAACTGGGGCTACGACGGCGTCGACTGGTTCACCGTCACCGACAACTACGGCGGGCCCGAGGCGTACCAGCGCTTCGTCGACGCCTGCCACGCGCGCGGACTCGCCGTGGTGCAGGACGTCGTCTACAACCACCTCGGCCCCTCCGGCAACTACCTGCCGACCTTCGGCCCGTACCTCACCGACAAGCACGCCAGCACCTGGGGCATCGGTGTCAACCTCGACGACGAGGGCTCCGACGAGGTGCGCTCGTTCATCCTCGACAACACCGAGCTGTGGCTCGACCAGTACCACGTCGACGCTCTCCGCCTCGACGCCGTCCACGCGCTGGTCGACGACTCCCCCGTGCACCTGCTCGAGCAGATGGCCATCCGTGCGGCACGGCTCAGCGCTGTGACCGGCCTCCCGAAGACGCTCATCGCCGAGAGCGACAAGAACGACGCCTCCCTCGTGACGCCGCGCGAGGCGGCCTCGCACGGCGGCAGCGCGTTCGGCATCGACGCGCAGTGGAGCGACGACTTCCACCACTCCGTCCACGTCTCGCTCACCGGCGAGACGAGCGGCTACTACGAGGACTTCGCCCACCTCGACGCCCTCCACAAGGTGCTGACCCGCGGCTTCTTCCACGACGGCACCTGGTCGTCGTTCCGCGAGACGTACCACGGGCGCCCGATCGACACCGAGCGCATGCCCGGCTGGCGGCTCGTCGTCGCCAACCAGAACCACGACCAGATCGGGAACCGGGCCACCGGCGACCGTCTCGCGGCGACCCTCGACGACGGCCAGCTCGTCATCGCCGCCGCCCTGACGCTCACGGCGCCGTTCACCCCGATGCTCTTCATGGGCGAGGAGTGGGCTGCGTCGACGCCCTGGCAGTTCTTCACGTCGCACCCCGAGGCCGACCTCGGCAAGGCGACCGGCGAGGGCAGGATCGCGGAGTTCGCCAAGATGGGCTGGGATCCTGCGGTCGTCCCCGACCCTCAGGATCCTGAGACGTTCACCCGCTCGAAGCTCGACTGGAGCGAGACCGCCGGCGGCCGTCACGCGCTCGTGCTCGACGCCTACAAGCGCCTGATCGCGCTGCGGCGGTCGGAGCGGGAGCTCCTCGATCCTGCGCTCTCGAACGTGTCGGTGGAGCACTCGGAGGAGGACCGCTGGCTGGTTCTGACCCGCGGCACGATCCGCGTCGCGGTGAACTTCGCCGCGGAGGAGCAGACGCTCGACGTCGCGAGCCGCGAGGTGCTGTTCGCGAGCGACGACGCGGTGGTGGCTGGCGGCGCGTCGCTGACGCTCCCCGGGCACTCGGTGGCGGTCGTCCGCTAG
- a CDS encoding glycosyl hydrolase family 8, which produces MTTRIRTLTVLAVVLALFVTAGVAALAIGLPHREAADPAAIGDPAASSTPTSGAGATTVRSATAIGRAFLAEYVDRSGSGAGRVVRRDQGGDTVSEGQAYGMLVAVGTGDEKTFRSIWTWTRKHLQRSDGLLAWRWDDGKVVDDMPASDADLDAARALVLAGTAFGDPAFTKAGTALGSDLLDEMTVETPDGRILLPGPWADGAGPWSYNPSYAAPATFALMARTTKDPRWTELATGSRAVTAKILRGAALPSDWAQVRLDGTVVPLPSATGNGGTVQYGYDAGRLAVRYAESCSSTDVALAADLAAPLAGKDPLPMQLDLGGTATNGDQNPLGYVARAAARAASGQQEAAESDLRKADDLARSTPTYYGDAWDALGALQLRTDSLGSCSPLASQASPKGQ; this is translated from the coding sequence ATGACCACCCGGATCCGCACCCTCACCGTCCTCGCCGTCGTCCTCGCCCTCTTCGTGACCGCGGGTGTCGCGGCCCTCGCCATCGGCCTCCCGCACCGCGAGGCCGCCGACCCCGCCGCAATCGGCGACCCCGCCGCGTCCTCGACGCCCACGTCGGGCGCGGGGGCGACGACGGTCCGCTCGGCGACGGCGATCGGCCGGGCGTTCCTCGCCGAGTACGTCGACCGCTCCGGCTCGGGAGCCGGCCGCGTCGTCCGACGCGACCAGGGCGGCGACACCGTGAGCGAGGGCCAGGCCTACGGGATGCTGGTCGCTGTCGGGACGGGCGACGAGAAGACATTCCGCAGCATCTGGACCTGGACGAGGAAGCACCTGCAGCGCTCCGACGGGCTGCTCGCCTGGCGATGGGACGACGGGAAGGTGGTCGACGACATGCCGGCCTCCGACGCCGACCTCGACGCGGCCCGCGCGCTCGTCCTGGCCGGGACGGCGTTCGGCGATCCTGCCTTCACGAAGGCGGGCACCGCCCTCGGGAGCGACCTGCTCGACGAGATGACGGTGGAGACCCCAGACGGCAGGATCCTGCTCCCCGGACCCTGGGCGGACGGCGCAGGCCCCTGGTCGTACAACCCCTCGTACGCGGCCCCGGCCACCTTCGCGCTGATGGCCCGCACGACGAAGGACCCGAGGTGGACAGAGCTCGCGACCGGCTCGCGGGCCGTCACCGCGAAGATCCTGCGCGGTGCTGCTCTTCCGAGCGACTGGGCGCAGGTGCGGCTCGACGGGACCGTGGTGCCGCTGCCGAGCGCCACCGGGAACGGGGGGACCGTCCAGTACGGCTACGACGCCGGACGCCTGGCCGTCCGCTACGCCGAGTCGTGCTCGAGCACCGACGTGGCGCTCGCCGCCGATCTCGCGGCGCCCCTCGCGGGCAAGGACCCCCTGCCGATGCAGCTCGACCTCGGCGGCACCGCGACGAACGGCGATCAGAACCCCCTCGGGTATGTCGCCCGGGCGGCCGCTCGCGCGGCCTCCGGTCAGCAGGAGGCGGCCGAGTCCGACCTCCGGAAGGCCGACGACCTCGCCCGCTCGACCCCGACCTACTACGGCGACGCCTGGGACGCCCTCGGCGCCCTCCAGCTGCGGACCGACTCGCTCGGCTCGTGCTCGCCGCTCGCCTCGCAGGCCTCGCCGAAGGGGCAGTGA
- a CDS encoding sortase domain-containing protein, whose translation MTRLPLRRRLGRRARSGASAAVAAIVAGLLVAGLAGCSGSGSRAAEPHAEPKQSSSAAPTPRPGAASGIQDPDTSSYGDVPTAGVVPVKVEIPAIGVTSGLEDLAIGPQGELDPPKAWLSAGWYAKGVVPGAVGPAIIAGHIDSPTGPAVFLHLHELKPGDTVRVTLSSGAVETFTVSGSRSALKSQFPTSDVYGTTPTPTLRLITCGGVFNPAIGHYDENLIVSADLTSATKPTH comes from the coding sequence ATGACGCGTCTCCCGCTCCGCCGCCGTCTCGGCCGGCGCGCCCGCTCCGGTGCCTCCGCCGCCGTGGCCGCGATCGTCGCCGGGCTGCTCGTCGCCGGTCTCGCCGGCTGCTCGGGCAGCGGTTCGCGGGCCGCAGAGCCCCACGCTGAACCGAAGCAGTCGTCGTCGGCCGCGCCGACCCCGCGCCCCGGGGCGGCCTCCGGCATCCAGGATCCCGACACGTCGAGCTATGGCGACGTCCCCACCGCCGGCGTCGTCCCCGTGAAGGTCGAGATCCCGGCCATCGGCGTGACGAGCGGCCTCGAGGACCTCGCCATCGGCCCCCAGGGCGAGCTCGACCCGCCCAAGGCGTGGCTCTCGGCCGGCTGGTACGCGAAGGGCGTCGTCCCCGGCGCCGTCGGCCCGGCCATCATCGCCGGACACATCGACTCGCCCACCGGCCCGGCGGTCTTCCTCCACCTGCACGAGTTGAAGCCCGGCGACACCGTCCGCGTGACGCTGTCCTCCGGCGCCGTCGAGACGTTCACCGTGAGCGGGAGCCGCAGCGCCCTGAAGTCGCAGTTCCCGACCAGCGACGTCTACGGGACGACCCCGACGCCGACGCTCCGGCTCATCACCTGCGGGGGAGTGTTCAACCCGGCCATCGGGCACTACGACGAGAACCTGATCGTCTCGGCCGACCTGACATCGGCGACGAAGCCCACCCACTGA
- a CDS encoding DUF4397 domain-containing protein, with the protein MSTISPESTKAPRTRRSGPARLGVVLAVAAAAVLAVGAGVLHAPSAEAAGSATGWVRVGHLSPDTKSVDVRLTALSGGQVAYELDDVTYGQVSPYKRLPVGTYSVSMVPAGAAVTSTPVISASVTVASGKPITVVAYGKNADLKTTVFEDDLTKPADDKARIRLVQAATVSKSVSVETTTGTPIAENAPYGSASGYASVDAGKWTLDLQGKKKAATATKSLTLASGSINTLFILDNSKGGITIVPAVDSAATTTTPKGGVQTGGGYEATRAGLDLVGPTPALFPELRR; encoded by the coding sequence ATGTCCACCATCTCCCCGGAGTCCACGAAGGCTCCCCGCACCCGCCGGAGCGGCCCCGCCCGCCTCGGCGTCGTCCTCGCCGTCGCTGCCGCCGCCGTCCTCGCGGTGGGCGCCGGCGTCCTCCACGCTCCGTCGGCCGAGGCCGCAGGATCCGCGACCGGCTGGGTCCGCGTCGGTCACCTCTCGCCCGACACGAAGAGCGTCGACGTGCGGCTCACCGCCCTCTCCGGCGGCCAGGTCGCCTACGAGCTCGACGACGTCACCTACGGGCAGGTGAGCCCCTACAAGCGGCTGCCGGTCGGCACCTACTCGGTGTCGATGGTCCCCGCGGGCGCCGCCGTCACCTCCACCCCGGTGATCTCGGCCTCCGTGACCGTCGCCTCGGGCAAGCCGATCACCGTGGTCGCCTACGGCAAGAACGCCGACCTCAAGACGACGGTCTTCGAGGACGACCTGACGAAGCCGGCAGACGACAAGGCCCGCATCCGCCTCGTGCAGGCTGCCACCGTCTCGAAGTCGGTCAGCGTCGAGACGACGACCGGCACGCCGATCGCCGAGAACGCCCCCTACGGCAGCGCCTCCGGCTACGCGTCCGTCGACGCCGGCAAGTGGACCCTCGACCTCCAGGGCAAGAAGAAGGCGGCGACGGCCACGAAGAGCCTCACCCTCGCCTCCGGCAGCATCAACACGCTGTTCATCCTCGACAACTCCAAGGGCGGCATCACCATCGTCCCCGCCGTCGACAGCGCGGCCACGACGACGACCCCGAAGGGCGGCGTCCAGACGGGCGGCGGCTACGAGGCCACGCGCGCGGGCCTCGACCTCGTCGGTCCGACCCCGGCGCTCTTCCCGGAGCTCCGCCGCTAG
- a CDS encoding glycosyltransferase family 39 protein produces the protein MTSTIERPVKAPPRSSAPETPQDSGRRPSGIATWLRAHGGTLAILLPVLAVVGVVQRINMAGSPQRIDDEGTYTAQAWAIGHLGELTHYTYWYDHPPLGWLQIAGYTGATGAFGRYDQAVMAGREAMLFFALVATVLMWFLARRIGLSRPAAAVASLVFGVSPLAVQFHRTVYLDNVAVPWLLLAFLLALSRRAQLAGFIGSAFAFGIAVLSKETFLLALPFLAWTMIRNSDRSTRRYTLATSGAVLALVGLGYVVFAAVRGELVPGKGHTSLIGGLTFQLGTRAASGSILDPQSLFFKVVDQWWNLDQVFIVMTLVAAVVGLFLTRLRPFAVLVLFSVAIMFRPNSYVPVPYVIMLIPFGALLVAGVADIAVKAFRARRAGRVTTALSRTGATAWLVLSAVAIAALVPLWTVQLRGFLLSDLDSPMVSAEKWVDDNVPHDSRLLVDDSMWVDLVKDGFARDNVIWFYKIDTDGAVEAQSPNGWRDSDYIITTDSVRTSARGSRDVQDALANSTIVASFGTADQLVDVRQIHPEGARAAKAQAADEKASLIAAGTQLADNPNLVGSAALKKQLRAGQLDARGSLILGQLLATGPVAVDELRALPGEDGSAFRQIVVTRSAGEPGSRLVTWLKKVGPTYAPSSVTQRGGTTTILFPAVEPAGLAG, from the coding sequence ATGACCTCCACGATCGAACGCCCCGTCAAGGCGCCGCCGCGCTCCTCCGCCCCGGAGACGCCGCAGGACTCCGGGCGCCGTCCGTCCGGGATCGCCACGTGGCTCCGCGCTCACGGGGGCACGCTCGCGATCCTGCTGCCCGTCCTCGCCGTCGTCGGCGTCGTGCAGCGCATCAACATGGCCGGGTCGCCGCAGCGGATCGACGACGAGGGCACCTACACCGCCCAGGCCTGGGCGATCGGCCACCTCGGCGAACTGACCCACTACACCTACTGGTACGACCACCCGCCGCTCGGCTGGCTGCAGATCGCCGGCTACACCGGGGCCACCGGAGCGTTCGGCCGCTACGACCAGGCCGTCATGGCCGGGCGCGAGGCGATGCTCTTCTTCGCGCTGGTCGCGACGGTCCTGATGTGGTTCCTGGCGCGCAGGATCGGGCTCAGCCGCCCGGCCGCCGCCGTCGCCTCCCTGGTGTTCGGCGTCTCGCCCCTCGCGGTCCAGTTCCACCGGACCGTCTACCTCGACAACGTGGCGGTCCCGTGGCTGCTCCTGGCGTTCCTCCTGGCCCTCAGTCGGCGGGCCCAGCTGGCCGGCTTCATCGGCTCGGCCTTCGCGTTCGGGATCGCGGTGCTGTCGAAGGAGACCTTCCTCCTGGCGCTGCCGTTCCTCGCCTGGACGATGATCCGCAACTCCGACCGGTCGACCCGGCGCTACACGCTCGCGACCTCCGGGGCGGTCCTCGCTCTCGTCGGCCTCGGCTACGTGGTGTTCGCGGCCGTCCGCGGGGAGCTCGTCCCGGGGAAGGGCCACACCAGCCTCATCGGCGGCCTCACGTTCCAGCTCGGCACGCGAGCGGCGAGCGGCTCGATCCTCGACCCGCAGAGCCTCTTCTTCAAGGTCGTCGACCAGTGGTGGAACCTCGACCAGGTCTTCATCGTCATGACCCTGGTCGCGGCCGTCGTCGGGCTCTTCCTGACGAGGCTCCGCCCGTTCGCGGTGCTCGTGCTGTTCTCGGTCGCCATCATGTTCCGCCCGAACAGCTATGTGCCGGTGCCGTACGTGATCATGCTGATCCCGTTCGGAGCCCTGCTCGTCGCAGGAGTCGCTGACATCGCAGTGAAGGCCTTCCGCGCTCGCCGCGCGGGGAGGGTCACCACGGCCCTCAGCCGCACCGGCGCCACGGCCTGGCTCGTGCTCTCCGCGGTCGCGATCGCGGCCCTCGTCCCGCTCTGGACCGTCCAGCTGCGCGGATTCCTCCTGTCGGACCTCGACTCCCCGATGGTGAGCGCGGAGAAGTGGGTCGACGACAACGTCCCCCACGACAGCCGCCTGCTCGTCGACGACTCCATGTGGGTCGACCTGGTCAAGGACGGCTTCGCGCGCGACAACGTCATCTGGTTCTACAAGATCGACACCGACGGGGCCGTCGAGGCCCAGTCGCCGAACGGCTGGCGCGACAGCGACTACATCATCACGACCGACTCCGTCCGGACCTCCGCCCGGGGCAGCCGTGACGTCCAGGATGCTCTGGCCAACTCCACGATCGTGGCGTCGTTCGGCACCGCCGACCAGCTGGTCGACGTGCGGCAGATCCACCCGGAGGGGGCCCGAGCGGCCAAGGCGCAGGCCGCGGACGAGAAGGCCTCGCTGATCGCCGCCGGCACCCAGCTCGCCGACAACCCGAACCTCGTCGGCTCGGCCGCCCTGAAGAAGCAGCTCCGCGCCGGCCAGCTCGACGCGCGCGGCAGCCTGATCCTCGGGCAGCTCCTCGCCACCGGCCCAGTGGCCGTCGACGAGCTCCGGGCCCTCCCCGGCGAGGACGGCTCCGCCTTCCGGCAGATCGTCGTGACGAGGAGTGCCGGCGAGCCCGGCAGCCGCCTCGTGACCTGGCTGAAGAAGGTCGGGCCGACCTACGCGCCGTCGTCCGTGACCCAGCGGGGCGGCACGACCACGATCCTGTTCCCCGCCGTCGAACCCGCGGGGCTCGCCGGCTGA
- a CDS encoding lysophospholipid acyltransferase family protein, which yields MYAFFRALVVRPVLFWWFRVKVVGLENVPKRGPVILASNHLAFIDSVVIPGVVKRPMTYLVASTYYEKSGFGGRLLGWFLRQIGQLPIDRSGGSASKASLETGLQVLSENGLIGIYPEGSRSRDGKMHRGRTGVARLVLASGVPVVPCAVTGTDRIFVPGKRLPRRGGITVELGRPLQFETVEGDYDAPRLRAVTDEIMQTVRAMSGQEYVDAYASSSRA from the coding sequence GTGTATGCGTTCTTCCGCGCGCTGGTCGTGCGCCCCGTCCTGTTCTGGTGGTTCCGCGTCAAGGTCGTGGGGCTCGAGAACGTGCCGAAGCGCGGTCCCGTGATCCTGGCGAGCAACCACCTGGCGTTCATCGACTCGGTCGTGATCCCCGGGGTCGTGAAGAGGCCGATGACCTACCTCGTCGCCAGCACGTACTACGAGAAGTCGGGCTTCGGCGGGCGGCTGCTCGGCTGGTTCCTGCGGCAGATCGGGCAGCTGCCGATCGACCGCTCCGGCGGCTCCGCTTCGAAGGCGTCGCTCGAGACCGGGCTCCAGGTGCTGTCCGAGAACGGCCTCATCGGGATCTACCCCGAGGGCTCGCGCTCGCGAGACGGCAAGATGCACCGCGGTCGCACCGGAGTGGCCCGGCTCGTCCTCGCGTCGGGCGTGCCCGTCGTGCCCTGCGCCGTCACCGGGACCGACCGCATCTTCGTGCCCGGCAAGCGGCTCCCGCGTCGCGGCGGCATCACCGTCGAGCTCGGCCGGCCTCTGCAGTTCGAGACCGTCGAGGGCGACTACGACGCCCCGCGCCTCCGGGCCGTCACCGACGAGATCATGCAGACCGTCCGGGCGATGTCCGGCCAGGAGTACGTCGACGCGTACGCGTCCTCTTCCCGCGCCTAG